A genomic region of Prosthecobacter algae contains the following coding sequences:
- a CDS encoding glycosyltransferase family 4 protein: MLSGFFTDACGNQGTGRTLSAFAGIPGLRHTLGLLANRKVPEEVLPLTQSFPFASWIDRVCSGKMDAVDSSCFLGHCMKTQDGGDASLIYSSMGWSPWFLREARKRGVRVVTEFFVKPSLWRVHQNEHRLFPGWECEMPYARLLKSEKLRRGPCDISDELVVPTQAVKQDIVDEGLFPEDRIHVVPYGISESFFEIENRPIEGQVLFVGSCTLVKGIHYLAMAASQIIRDASGRQPHFIAAGGVTDLVRKNPLCSSLQFLGRVPRGRVNKLYENADVLVFPTLSDSFGAVILEAMAAGIPVVASPHCAEIVEHGVSGFVVEPRDTEALARAVSTIINDRALREKMGAAARLRAREYTWEKHGATLTRTLQSIQQRPDAARG, from the coding sequence ATGCTTTCCGGATTCTTTACGGATGCCTGCGGAAATCAAGGAACTGGTCGTACGCTCTCGGCATTTGCGGGCATTCCTGGTTTGCGGCACACGCTGGGGCTGCTGGCGAACCGGAAGGTTCCTGAAGAGGTCTTGCCCCTCACCCAATCTTTCCCGTTCGCATCATGGATAGACAGAGTGTGTTCTGGAAAGATGGATGCGGTGGACAGTTCTTGCTTTCTTGGGCATTGCATGAAAACTCAGGATGGGGGCGATGCCAGTTTGATATACTCGTCCATGGGGTGGTCCCCTTGGTTTTTGAGAGAAGCCCGGAAGCGTGGAGTGCGTGTGGTGACCGAATTTTTTGTTAAGCCGTCTTTGTGGCGAGTTCATCAAAATGAACACCGCCTGTTTCCTGGATGGGAATGCGAGATGCCCTATGCCCGTCTGCTGAAGTCTGAAAAGTTGCGGAGGGGGCCTTGTGACATTTCCGATGAACTGGTCGTTCCCACGCAGGCCGTCAAACAAGACATTGTCGATGAAGGGCTGTTCCCGGAAGACCGAATCCACGTTGTGCCTTACGGGATCAGTGAGTCATTCTTTGAAATTGAGAACCGCCCAATTGAAGGGCAGGTGCTTTTTGTCGGAAGCTGCACCCTTGTGAAAGGGATCCATTACCTAGCTATGGCCGCTTCGCAGATCATCCGTGATGCCAGCGGTCGGCAGCCTCATTTTATCGCCGCAGGTGGGGTTACGGACTTGGTGCGTAAAAATCCGCTGTGTTCGTCCTTGCAGTTTCTTGGCCGGGTGCCGAGAGGAAGGGTTAACAAACTGTATGAAAATGCCGATGTGCTGGTTTTCCCCACGCTGTCGGATTCTTTTGGGGCCGTGATTCTGGAAGCTATGGCTGCGGGCATTCCTGTGGTTGCCTCACCTCACTGCGCTGAAATAGTCGAGCATGGTGTGAGCGGGTTTGTGGTGGAACCGAGGGACACCGAGGCGCTGGCGAGAGCTGTTTCAACCATCATTAATGACAGGGCCTTGAGAGAAAAGATGGGAGCTGCTGCGCGCCTGAGAGCCCGTGAATACACCTGGGAAAAACATGGCGCTACGCTCACTCGGACACTGCAATCTATCCAGCAACGGCCTGATGCTGCCAGGGGATGA
- a CDS encoding glycosyltransferase family 4 protein: MSRQTSSKHRYIVAQSGARRSYAVPFILHQAGLLERFYTDVCGNVGWGRWLSAGGRLPWIGTKLRRLANRRVQEVIREKTVTFVWPNLRWFWRSVWASKEPTNVFRQDVRRHQELGEAVAGCDFGRATHLYLMFSEFTPLMWLARERGLKVVSEIYILISTNRLVAEERRLFPGWEAEPPDWEGVLREFNHQDALLSQADFYICPSESVAQDLVKNWNIAQDCTAVVPYGMSPTWLQLVPETKPGRILFVGTADLRKGIHYLAMAAEELVRRGRKYEFRVAGHVEELVRNQPACRHLTFLGRVPRERIHEEFQQADVFTLPSLAEGSAEVTYEALAAALPLVVTASAGSVARDGIEGILIPERDPIALADAIESIVENRALRTQFATAARQRAAEYTWDRYGERLISALESIPA, translated from the coding sequence ATGTCCAGGCAGACATCTTCCAAGCATCGGTACATCGTGGCCCAAAGTGGGGCTCGACGCAGTTACGCGGTGCCTTTCATTCTCCATCAGGCCGGTCTATTGGAGCGTTTTTACACGGACGTTTGCGGCAATGTGGGCTGGGGCCGCTGGCTGTCTGCCGGGGGGAGACTGCCCTGGATCGGGACAAAGCTCCGCCGACTGGCCAACCGGCGTGTGCAGGAAGTGATCCGAGAAAAAACGGTGACCTTTGTCTGGCCTAACTTACGATGGTTCTGGCGGTCTGTGTGGGCATCCAAGGAGCCAACAAACGTGTTCCGGCAGGATGTGCGGCGGCATCAGGAGTTGGGCGAGGCTGTGGCCGGGTGTGACTTTGGCAGGGCTACTCACTTGTATCTCATGTTCAGTGAATTTACCCCGCTGATGTGGCTGGCGCGGGAGCGAGGGCTGAAGGTGGTTTCAGAAATTTACATCCTCATCAGCACCAACCGACTGGTTGCTGAGGAGCGCCGCCTGTTTCCAGGATGGGAAGCGGAGCCACCTGACTGGGAGGGAGTGCTGCGTGAGTTTAACCACCAAGACGCCCTTCTTAGCCAGGCTGATTTTTACATCTGCCCGTCTGAAAGTGTTGCGCAGGATCTGGTGAAAAATTGGAACATCGCCCAGGATTGCACGGCGGTCGTCCCTTACGGCATGAGCCCGACTTGGCTGCAGCTCGTGCCGGAAACGAAGCCGGGACGGATTCTTTTTGTCGGGACGGCGGATCTCCGCAAAGGCATCCATTATTTGGCCATGGCAGCAGAAGAATTGGTTAGGCGCGGCCGTAAGTATGAGTTCCGCGTGGCCGGGCATGTGGAAGAGCTGGTGCGCAACCAGCCCGCGTGCCGTCACCTGACATTTTTGGGGCGCGTGCCCCGGGAGCGTATCCATGAGGAATTTCAGCAGGCGGATGTTTTTACGCTACCGTCTTTGGCGGAGGGATCGGCTGAGGTGACTTACGAAGCCCTGGCCGCCGCCTTGCCCCTGGTGGTCACCGCCTCCGCAGGTTCCGTTGCCAGGGATGGCATCGAGGGGATCCTCATTCCCGAGCGCGATCCCATCGCCTTGGCAGATGCCATCGAATCCATCGTCGAAAACCGGGCGTTGCGCACCCAGTTTGCCACGGCTGCACGTCAAAGGGCCGCAGAATACACCTGGGACCGCTATGGCGAGCGGCTCATCAGCGCGCTGGAGTCCATACCCGCATGA
- a CDS encoding class I SAM-dependent methyltransferase, translated as MTPVDPFSFKRYSKLNPARLWFTAKARIAEKSAFRNFDQFPIPRLLPALEIPNLQPYETADTAVTPQQMQVLIQALLVTETLEASRVEIGVYRGVTTSILAAHTTRDYVAVDPYIGYGGAQSDFEKMQQRVGCLPHVRHLRMTSGEAAASSEVTKVSMVFIDAVHDYVNASFDGFIWGRKLVRGGLLAFHDTDNIGFAGVQRAVWELLHQSGEYALFAHVDGLVVLQRI; from the coding sequence ATGACCCCTGTTGATCCCTTTTCTTTCAAGCGGTATTCCAAGCTGAATCCTGCGCGTCTCTGGTTTACGGCCAAAGCCCGAATCGCTGAGAAATCGGCATTCCGGAACTTTGATCAGTTCCCGATTCCTCGGCTGCTCCCGGCTTTGGAAATTCCGAATCTTCAGCCCTATGAAACGGCTGACACGGCGGTGACCCCGCAGCAGATGCAGGTGCTGATCCAGGCTTTGCTGGTGACGGAAACGCTTGAAGCATCCCGTGTAGAGATTGGCGTTTACCGTGGGGTGACGACTTCCATTCTGGCTGCACACACGACGCGTGACTATGTGGCGGTGGATCCCTACATCGGCTACGGGGGTGCCCAATCAGACTTTGAAAAAATGCAGCAGAGAGTGGGATGCTTGCCTCACGTGAGGCACCTTCGCATGACCTCGGGTGAGGCCGCTGCATCCAGCGAGGTCACAAAGGTTTCCATGGTTTTCATTGATGCCGTGCATGACTATGTGAACGCCTCCTTTGACGGCTTTATTTGGGGCCGCAAGCTTGTGCGAGGCGGTCTGCTGGCCTTCCACGATACGGACAACATCGGCTTTGCGGGAGTGCAGCGGGCCGTCTGGGAACTGCTGCATCAATCCGGCGAATATGCCCTGTTCGCTCATGTGGATGGATTGGTCGTGCTGCAACGAATTTGA
- a CDS encoding GDP-mannose 4,6-dehydratase, which yields MSQKTALICGVSGQDGSFLARLLLEKGYRVVGTSRDAYTHSFSNLHRLGIRERVETRSLAPNDFRSVLQVLTSVEPAEIYYLAGQSSVGLSFDQPIETMQSISEGVMNLLEAMRFLKMPARLFHAASSEAFGETPEPADEQTPFRPRSPYGIAKATAYWLVSSYREAYGLHACNGILFNHESPFRPDRFVTMKIVAAAARIAAGSGETLRLGNLEIERDWGWAPEYVDAMWRVLQQPVPGDFVLGSGTTHRLRDFVEKAFALAGLDWNDHVVADSTLFRPYDIGVSRANPSKAARVLGWRATTSFDEMMKLLFESACSSLGHKTA from the coding sequence ATGAGTCAGAAAACGGCACTGATCTGCGGCGTGTCCGGCCAGGACGGCTCCTTCCTGGCGCGTCTGCTTCTTGAGAAAGGCTACAGGGTGGTGGGCACTTCAAGAGATGCCTACACGCATTCTTTTTCCAACCTGCATCGCCTGGGAATTCGCGAACGCGTGGAGACACGTTCGCTGGCACCCAATGATTTTCGCAGCGTGCTGCAGGTGCTGACCAGTGTGGAGCCCGCTGAGATCTATTACTTAGCCGGCCAGTCTTCTGTGGGCCTGTCCTTTGACCAGCCTATCGAGACCATGCAAAGCATCTCGGAAGGCGTGATGAATCTGCTGGAGGCGATGAGGTTTTTGAAGATGCCCGCCCGGCTGTTTCACGCGGCTTCTTCGGAAGCTTTTGGCGAAACTCCCGAGCCTGCGGATGAACAGACGCCGTTTCGTCCTCGCAGCCCTTATGGCATTGCCAAAGCCACAGCCTATTGGCTCGTTTCCTCCTACCGGGAGGCCTATGGCTTGCATGCCTGCAATGGCATCCTCTTCAATCATGAATCACCCTTTCGCCCAGACCGCTTTGTGACGATGAAAATCGTTGCCGCTGCGGCCCGGATTGCTGCCGGCAGCGGGGAGACCTTGCGATTGGGTAACCTTGAGATTGAGAGGGACTGGGGCTGGGCCCCCGAATACGTGGATGCCATGTGGCGGGTGCTTCAGCAGCCTGTGCCTGGGGACTTTGTTCTCGGTTCTGGAACGACCCACCGGCTGCGGGATTTTGTGGAGAAGGCTTTTGCATTGGCGGGGTTGGACTGGAATGATCACGTGGTGGCAGATTCCACGTTGTTTCGCCCCTATGACATCGGAGTCAGCCGGGCCAATCCGAGCAAGGCAGCCCGTGTGCTGGGGTGGCGTGCCACCACCTCATTCGATGAGATGATGAAACTGCTTTTTGAATCCGCATGCAGTTCCCTGGGGCATAAAACTGCCTGA
- a CDS encoding glycosyltransferase family protein, translating to MIAVADINTLWRRKPFEALSLHTPVLGLMPQDVVAAWRNKDAKPAPETARKLTTLPLTLPPGWASRLAGIVAPYLGWKIQQQARRSGEKIQGLVVTSPHYLELVKRTAPHMRTFYYCSDDYAQYADWGGTAILQKEAELARRVDHCFFVSRPLADRAVSEYGLEEGCVSVSPNATDSTFLQRSTDEQRAALHRAFPALRHPWVGVVGAINSRLDFDLIEACCSLPSVGSVVMVGPVDPTCQDEGLRRLRQNPKCVFVGPRPHGELPAWMQALDVALIPYRDTPLNRACSPMRLFDHLASGKPVVGTAFNAQMASFEPLISIGHTAREVCERVELVLKRPSEDFSPAQIAAAKLETWDHRATRMLKTMGVSLLNGQ from the coding sequence TTGATCGCCGTTGCCGACATCAACACACTTTGGCGGAGAAAACCTTTCGAGGCGCTTTCTTTGCACACCCCGGTCCTGGGCCTCATGCCGCAGGATGTGGTGGCGGCTTGGCGAAATAAGGACGCGAAGCCTGCCCCTGAAACGGCTAGGAAACTGACAACCTTGCCTCTGACGCTTCCGCCTGGCTGGGCCTCCCGGCTGGCCGGTATCGTCGCCCCCTACCTGGGGTGGAAGATCCAGCAGCAGGCCCGCAGGTCAGGAGAAAAAATTCAGGGGCTAGTCGTCACTTCGCCTCATTATTTGGAATTGGTCAAAAGGACAGCCCCGCACATGCGGACCTTCTATTACTGCTCGGATGACTACGCCCAGTATGCCGACTGGGGAGGGACGGCCATTTTGCAAAAGGAGGCCGAACTGGCCCGACGGGTGGATCACTGTTTTTTTGTTTCGCGACCCCTCGCAGATCGGGCCGTTTCTGAATACGGTCTGGAAGAAGGTTGTGTCAGCGTGTCTCCCAATGCGACGGATTCTACCTTTTTGCAGCGTAGCACGGACGAGCAGCGGGCTGCCTTGCACCGTGCTTTCCCAGCACTCCGGCACCCTTGGGTGGGCGTGGTGGGGGCTATTAATTCGCGGCTGGATTTTGATTTGATCGAGGCCTGCTGCAGTCTGCCTTCCGTCGGCAGTGTGGTGATGGTGGGCCCGGTGGACCCAACGTGTCAGGACGAAGGACTTCGGAGGCTGCGGCAAAATCCGAAATGTGTCTTCGTCGGCCCACGACCGCATGGGGAGTTGCCTGCATGGATGCAGGCTCTCGATGTGGCGCTGATTCCATATCGGGATACGCCTCTGAACCGTGCCTGTTCTCCCATGCGCCTGTTTGATCATCTCGCCTCTGGTAAGCCTGTGGTGGGCACTGCATTCAATGCACAGATGGCCAGTTTCGAACCTTTGATCAGCATCGGGCACACTGCCCGTGAAGTCTGCGAACGGGTGGAATTGGTGTTGAAACGCCCGTCCGAGGATTTCTCTCCGGCGCAGATCGCGGCGGCAAAGTTAGAAACGTGGGACCACCGTGCAACTCGGATGCTGAAGACGATGGGAGTGTCCTTGCTGAATGGGCAGTGA
- a CDS encoding FkbM family methyltransferase — protein MPRLYRFILGLSRKHGLFTLARFHERFFGGDQYVDIPTGARLFIPGDPHYFGFLAGVHESHVTSVIASSVRAGDVCVDIGANIGYFSMIMARAAGPTGTVFAFEPVPDTFAALKINAGLAREDGLNIAPHQAAISADEGELVIERQLHSTLNQVRLIESDLDAPDSRVKCVTLENFLRREKVTGPIAFLKIDVEGHEVSVMKGAISLLKSGQVRQMIIEVTPGDDAIQLDQIFTECAAKTLVWAEGRWQDIPVRELQSRTDVMVSFASAK, from the coding sequence TTGCCGCGTCTCTATCGGTTCATTCTCGGCCTTAGCCGAAAACATGGCCTGTTTACTCTGGCTAGATTCCACGAGCGATTCTTTGGCGGGGACCAGTATGTGGATATTCCTACCGGAGCCCGGCTGTTCATTCCTGGCGATCCTCACTACTTTGGCTTTCTTGCTGGTGTGCATGAGTCCCACGTCACCTCAGTCATTGCCTCTTCTGTGAGGGCCGGGGATGTGTGCGTGGACATCGGCGCGAACATTGGTTATTTTTCCATGATCATGGCCCGGGCCGCAGGGCCAACCGGCACCGTGTTTGCCTTTGAACCCGTGCCGGACACCTTTGCTGCGCTGAAGATCAATGCAGGCCTAGCCAGGGAAGATGGCTTGAACATCGCCCCACATCAGGCGGCGATTTCCGCTGATGAAGGGGAGCTGGTGATCGAGCGCCAGCTCCATAGCACCCTCAATCAGGTGCGCTTGATTGAGTCAGATCTTGATGCTCCAGACAGTCGGGTGAAGTGCGTCACTTTGGAAAATTTCCTGCGGCGCGAAAAAGTGACGGGCCCGATTGCTTTCCTGAAAATTGACGTCGAGGGGCATGAAGTGTCCGTCATGAAAGGGGCGATCTCGCTTCTCAAATCTGGTCAGGTGCGGCAGATGATCATTGAGGTGACCCCTGGAGATGATGCCATTCAGCTTGATCAAATCTTTACCGAATGCGCCGCCAAGACCCTCGTTTGGGCGGAGGGCCGCTGGCAGGACATCCCTGTGCGTGAGTTGCAAAGCCGGACGGATGTGATGGTTTCATTCGCATCTGCCAAATAG
- a CDS encoding FkbM family methyltransferase encodes MSLITNTLRSLAPHVLIEQHRRKFQMGRLGLPGSKAIAEAVATCRFDLWPPALRQPGQPWTLLDVGANTGEFTRAVSSLIALAGVHAFEPQPSCHTELKQALAGLSNSHLHPVAVGAEAGEIELLCTANSKLASVLKPTANVADGYGGGDFNVQQHLKVPLVRLDDVIPAGTPIGLLKIDVQGYELPVLEGARETLRSTAALLMEVNYVPHYEGGATFDDLCEAVRAHGFRTFGISAPYGGPKGPLWADALFVRAD; translated from the coding sequence ATGAGTCTTATTACCAATACCCTTCGTTCCCTTGCCCCTCATGTGCTCATTGAGCAGCATCGGCGAAAGTTTCAAATGGGCCGTCTGGGCCTGCCTGGATCCAAGGCCATCGCAGAGGCGGTGGCGACATGCCGGTTTGACCTTTGGCCACCGGCTTTGAGACAGCCGGGCCAGCCCTGGACTCTGCTGGATGTGGGGGCAAACACGGGCGAATTCACACGTGCCGTTTCTTCCCTCATCGCATTGGCTGGTGTGCATGCGTTTGAGCCTCAGCCGTCTTGTCATACAGAGTTGAAGCAGGCATTGGCGGGGCTTTCAAACAGCCATTTGCACCCGGTCGCCGTTGGGGCCGAAGCTGGGGAGATTGAACTGCTGTGCACTGCCAATTCGAAACTGGCCAGCGTCCTGAAACCGACGGCGAATGTGGCGGACGGTTATGGCGGGGGGGATTTCAATGTCCAGCAGCACCTGAAAGTTCCCTTGGTGAGGCTGGATGATGTGATTCCGGCAGGGACTCCGATCGGCCTTTTGAAAATTGACGTTCAAGGCTATGAACTGCCTGTGCTGGAAGGCGCCCGCGAGACCTTGCGCTCGACGGCTGCTCTGCTGATGGAAGTGAACTATGTGCCCCACTATGAAGGTGGTGCTACCTTTGACGATCTTTGTGAAGCTGTGCGTGCGCATGGCTTTCGTACCTTTGGCATCTCTGCCCCTTACGGCGGTCCCAAAGGCCCGCTGTGGGCCGATGCACTTTTTGTGCGTGCGGACTGA
- a CDS encoding glycosyltransferase, producing the protein MRVVLAGTFGGQGGIQTHYYWLARALLEAGHEVHIVSLGVLLSSEDRDRVATLSALGKFKVFCPQAGPDNAPEGTLKTAWNLICQLRRIRPQVYVACGTGWNLFLPAILSGACPRRVFHEVMSGDSCGPRDSRHSIRFGFHQVVAQASPVARTFRRVFGWKAEVPVLPAFPEPLEVTATIPTVRRRQITAGLRAGFFSRLVPHKGALWLVRQWPVLADCLAELHIYGSGPEAEPIRDLIRENQWQDRVFCHGRYPDGQAYADLLSTFDLTLLPTLGAEGAPLVLLESMACGVPFVSYGVGGIPDYENPDCFIVDPGSPTTFLDAVKQAALRLTEGTLDQERLQQFYFEKFSYSRLAALWRSFIADDSQSISSIPSHSIKPEAAGSGQGLLSM; encoded by the coding sequence ATGAGAGTTGTTCTAGCAGGAACTTTTGGCGGGCAGGGCGGCATCCAGACGCACTACTACTGGCTTGCTCGAGCCTTGCTTGAGGCGGGACATGAGGTTCATATCGTCTCTCTTGGAGTACTGCTTTCTTCTGAAGATAGAGACCGTGTGGCCACGTTAAGTGCGCTGGGAAAATTCAAGGTTTTCTGCCCGCAGGCCGGGCCGGACAATGCTCCAGAAGGAACACTTAAAACGGCCTGGAACTTGATCTGCCAACTGCGCCGAATTCGGCCGCAAGTCTATGTGGCCTGTGGGACTGGATGGAACTTGTTTCTCCCAGCCATTCTGAGCGGGGCCTGCCCTCGTCGTGTGTTTCATGAGGTGATGTCTGGGGATTCTTGCGGGCCGCGTGATTCCCGCCACTCCATCCGGTTTGGCTTTCATCAGGTGGTGGCACAGGCGTCGCCCGTGGCTCGCACGTTTAGACGCGTCTTTGGCTGGAAAGCGGAGGTCCCGGTGCTTCCGGCTTTTCCGGAGCCTTTGGAAGTTACAGCTACGATCCCGACCGTCCGTCGGCGCCAAATCACCGCTGGTCTGCGGGCCGGTTTTTTTAGCCGTCTGGTTCCCCATAAAGGTGCTCTATGGCTGGTTCGGCAGTGGCCAGTCTTGGCGGATTGTTTGGCTGAACTGCACATCTATGGCAGTGGCCCAGAGGCAGAACCGATCCGTGATTTGATCCGTGAAAATCAATGGCAGGACCGTGTCTTTTGCCACGGACGATACCCAGATGGGCAAGCCTATGCGGACCTGCTTTCAACGTTTGATTTGACGCTGCTCCCTACCCTGGGGGCGGAAGGTGCGCCGCTGGTGTTGCTGGAGTCCATGGCCTGCGGGGTGCCTTTTGTATCGTATGGAGTCGGGGGCATTCCTGATTACGAGAATCCTGACTGCTTCATTGTCGATCCAGGTTCCCCAACAACTTTTCTGGATGCCGTGAAACAGGCGGCCCTGCGGCTGACTGAAGGAACTCTGGACCAAGAACGGTTGCAGCAGTTCTATTTCGAGAAGTTTTCATATTCCAGGCTGGCGGCTCTTTGGAGGTCATTCATTGCCGATGACTCCCAATCGATTTCTTCCATCCCCTCACATTCAATAAAACCAGAGGCCGCAGGTTCGGGCCAAGGTTTGCTTTCAATGTAG
- a CDS encoding glycosyltransferase family A protein gives MITTRNRCANLRQTLCRLALMNPPALEILVTADGCTDGTVALVQEEFRHCRLTVNDACQGSIRSRDRMLREAIGDVVMCLDDDSYPLEDDFFAKLPALFLAHPEVSVLTFPELRDDGSFVPASKSPSSPGHYVSAYPNGAAAMRRSDYLKTTGYPASFFHAYEEPDYALQIYALGKAVWFDPSLVIRHHFSPTNRNNLRTHHFNARNELWSVWMRCPWPWLPFVSLFRILRQFTYACSNGGRWVIQEPRWWLSALKGWNECWKNRWPVPWKTYLAWMQLARWPLYQANDFKRIFVSGDTAQAAEPEKRPYCS, from the coding sequence ATGATTACAACGCGCAATCGCTGCGCGAACCTGCGGCAGACCCTTTGCCGTCTGGCTTTGATGAACCCTCCTGCTTTAGAAATTTTGGTGACTGCTGATGGCTGCACGGATGGGACGGTTGCCCTCGTGCAGGAAGAGTTCCGTCATTGCCGCCTCACGGTGAACGATGCTTGCCAGGGATCCATCCGCTCACGGGATCGTATGCTGCGCGAGGCCATCGGAGATGTGGTGATGTGCCTGGACGATGACAGCTATCCCTTGGAAGATGATTTTTTCGCCAAGCTGCCCGCGTTGTTTTTGGCTCACCCCGAGGTTTCCGTCCTCACCTTTCCTGAGTTGCGAGATGATGGCAGCTTTGTTCCGGCGTCAAAATCTCCATCGAGTCCAGGGCACTACGTTTCGGCTTATCCGAACGGGGCGGCTGCCATGCGGCGCAGTGACTACCTGAAAACCACGGGCTATCCCGCAAGCTTTTTTCATGCTTACGAAGAGCCTGACTATGCCCTGCAAATCTATGCCCTTGGAAAAGCGGTTTGGTTCGATCCCTCGTTGGTGATCCGGCACCACTTTTCACCCACGAATCGGAACAATCTGCGCACGCACCACTTCAATGCACGCAATGAACTCTGGAGTGTCTGGATGCGGTGCCCCTGGCCATGGCTGCCGTTTGTGTCTTTGTTTCGCATCCTCCGGCAGTTCACGTATGCCTGTTCAAACGGGGGGCGTTGGGTGATTCAGGAGCCACGATGGTGGCTGTCTGCCCTCAAAGGGTGGAACGAGTGTTGGAAAAACCGCTGGCCAGTGCCTTGGAAAACTTACCTTGCCTGGATGCAACTGGCACGCTGGCCGCTGTATCAGGCGAATGACTTTAAACGTATTTTTGTTTCTGGAGACACAGCCCAAGCCGCAGAGCCGGAGAAACGCCCTTACTGTTCCTGA
- a CDS encoding glycosyltransferase, whose product MKVLHICQQDDAAGGGAVRVAVELAKRQVARQVDAKCVFAYGGAGVFGEGLAGKALYLQQGPSSHRVSAAWNLYRLLKEEKPDIIHHHDGLIWTHLVTRTASAGKCIGHGHLGTPLPTAHWKHRLAGYVHRRTYDHLFCVSEDAAQSWRRSGYPGNRIEVIPNGVDTEVFAPATEEQRQAARLRFDIPSEATVFSFVGRLHNEMKRCDDFIRTVAAMPGHVWGLIAGTGVDDLSLRQLAVELKVSDRVHFTGLLNPATACYHASDVFLMTSSYEPFGLVVLEAAACGLPVAGFKAEGGVNDLMKFIQAPILEFRDPVDLGNLALSLLLKPASKFAEIREALCENFSWDRSVDKILHTYSEILTGHPSC is encoded by the coding sequence ATGAAGGTCCTGCATATTTGCCAACAGGATGATGCCGCCGGTGGTGGTGCTGTGCGAGTGGCTGTGGAACTGGCCAAGCGACAGGTTGCCCGGCAAGTGGATGCAAAATGTGTTTTTGCCTATGGCGGTGCGGGAGTCTTTGGCGAGGGGCTGGCAGGGAAGGCGCTCTATTTGCAGCAAGGGCCATCTTCCCACCGCGTCTCGGCTGCCTGGAATCTCTACCGTCTGCTGAAGGAGGAAAAACCTGACATCATTCACCATCATGACGGCTTGATCTGGACACACTTGGTCACTCGGACAGCCTCCGCCGGCAAGTGCATCGGGCACGGGCATCTAGGTACGCCGCTGCCCACCGCGCATTGGAAACACCGGCTGGCAGGGTATGTCCACCGCAGGACCTATGATCATCTCTTTTGTGTTTCTGAAGATGCGGCGCAATCTTGGCGGCGCAGCGGCTATCCTGGAAACAGGATTGAAGTGATTCCGAATGGAGTGGATACAGAAGTTTTTGCACCAGCTACTGAGGAGCAACGGCAAGCTGCGCGTTTGCGTTTTGACATCCCTTCAGAGGCCACCGTTTTTAGTTTTGTTGGCAGACTGCACAATGAGATGAAGCGGTGTGATGATTTTATCCGCACGGTGGCGGCGATGCCTGGGCATGTCTGGGGCCTCATTGCGGGCACTGGTGTGGATGACCTCAGTCTTCGCCAGTTGGCAGTCGAATTAAAAGTCTCAGATCGGGTCCACTTTACAGGTCTGCTGAATCCTGCCACAGCGTGTTATCATGCCAGTGATGTGTTTTTGATGACGTCCTCTTATGAGCCTTTTGGGCTGGTGGTGCTGGAGGCTGCGGCCTGCGGGTTGCCTGTGGCCGGGTTTAAGGCAGAGGGAGGCGTCAATGATCTGATGAAGTTTATCCAGGCTCCCATTCTGGAATTCCGTGACCCTGTCGATTTGGGGAATCTTGCCTTGTCGTTGCTCTTGAAACCAGCGTCAAAATTTGCTGAGATCAGGGAAGCACTTTGTGAAAATTTTTCTTGGGACCGATCTGTGGATAAGATCCTTCACACATATTCGGAGATATTAACCGGCCATCCATCATGCTAG